The proteins below come from a single Acaryochloris sp. CCMEE 5410 genomic window:
- a CDS encoding DUF3727 domain-containing protein, which produces MEMDRSTVTLMDEAGRSLTCYVEVSVPIDQEEYALLNPVDYPVDIFGWVVTDEEDEIVQPVEEQELAKIFPTAQAVLSEQNLKLKRSALSLTVEGDLPDIDEEEILVLEMEEGDEISEQEEYQLLATFFEEEQEYSIYTPIDPVLFVVRLRENMQPELLSPQEFQALQPKLQPLLEERLMDDLD; this is translated from the coding sequence ATGGAAATGGACCGTTCTACGGTGACGTTGATGGATGAAGCAGGACGTTCTTTGACCTGCTACGTTGAAGTATCTGTGCCAATCGATCAAGAAGAATATGCTCTCCTGAACCCTGTCGATTATCCAGTAGACATTTTTGGTTGGGTTGTTACCGATGAAGAGGATGAGATTGTCCAGCCTGTAGAAGAACAAGAGCTGGCGAAGATATTCCCCACGGCTCAAGCTGTATTATCCGAACAGAACTTGAAATTGAAGCGAAGTGCCTTGTCTTTAACCGTAGAAGGTGATCTTCCGGATATTGATGAAGAAGAAATTCTGGTTTTGGAAATGGAGGAGGGGGATGAGATTTCGGAACAAGAGGAATATCAACTCTTAGCGACTTTTTTTGAGGAGGAACAAGAGTATTCGATCTATACTCCAATAGATCCAGTGCTGTTTGTTGTGAGATTGCGTGAGAATATGCAGCCGGAGCTGCTTTCTCCTCAAGAGTTCCAAGCTCTTCAACCCAAGCTTCAACCTCTGCTGGAGGAACGTCTAATGGACGATTTAGACTAA
- a CDS encoding GNAT family N-acetyltransferase codes for MTTVAPKLEPIIRPVQYRDLEAIKRILVDDYDQSSIGTFYGHERQLLQLQRWSELLKLLRLFPNRLSDQQRTYVWEQTHELAGVVQVSPFNHSRSTWRFDQVSVSPAVGQQDVGTQLLRYCLENIWEARTWLTEIDVSQSAALALYRHNGFQPLAQITYWSLAPEQLSCLAEREPVLPNLLPVNNADASLLYQLDTASMPPLVRQVFDRHIQDFKTNLVDSLLAGIQLWGDTKELVQAYVFEPQRKAAIGYFEMKLCRNGSHPHEARLTVHPAYTWLYPELLAHMAQLTQAYPSAPLCLDSTDYQPEREEYLKQIGAEDLEQTLMMSRSVWHKLRESRSISFETLQLSDMLQGLQPNHKPVPGRMTYWLTRTPVAGKRHCQGSTTSQNKQVSSKRNQRPWPSEF; via the coding sequence ATGACGACAGTAGCTCCAAAGTTAGAACCCATCATTCGTCCAGTTCAGTACCGCGATCTGGAAGCGATCAAGCGGATATTGGTGGATGATTACGATCAGTCCAGTATTGGCACTTTTTACGGCCATGAGCGGCAGTTGCTACAGCTTCAACGCTGGTCTGAATTATTGAAGTTGTTGAGGCTGTTTCCCAATCGCCTATCTGATCAGCAACGCACCTATGTTTGGGAACAAACCCATGAGCTGGCTGGGGTAGTTCAGGTGTCACCCTTTAACCATTCCCGAAGTACCTGGCGATTTGATCAAGTCAGTGTTTCACCTGCGGTTGGTCAGCAAGATGTGGGAACGCAATTATTGCGATATTGCCTTGAAAATATCTGGGAAGCCCGCACCTGGTTGACAGAGATCGATGTGAGTCAATCAGCAGCCCTGGCCCTATATCGCCATAATGGCTTTCAGCCCCTCGCCCAAATTACGTATTGGTCCCTGGCTCCTGAACAGTTGAGCTGTCTAGCAGAGCGAGAACCAGTACTACCAAACCTCTTGCCTGTTAATAATGCAGATGCTTCTTTGCTATACCAGCTCGATACAGCATCTATGCCTCCTTTGGTCCGCCAGGTGTTTGATCGGCATATTCAGGACTTTAAAACGAATTTAGTAGACTCTTTGTTGGCGGGGATTCAGCTTTGGGGCGACACCAAAGAGTTGGTCCAAGCTTATGTCTTTGAGCCCCAACGAAAGGCTGCCATTGGCTATTTTGAAATGAAGCTGTGTCGAAATGGGTCGCACCCTCATGAAGCTCGACTCACGGTGCATCCTGCCTATACTTGGCTATACCCGGAGCTGCTGGCCCATATGGCTCAGCTGACTCAAGCCTATCCTTCTGCTCCGTTGTGTTTAGACTCAACGGACTATCAACCTGAGCGGGAAGAATATCTAAAGCAAATTGGCGCTGAAGATTTAGAGCAAACCTTGATGATGTCTCGTTCCGTTTGGCATAAATTACGAGAATCTCGTTCTATTTCTTTTGAAACTCTGCAGTTGTCAGATATGTTGCAAGGGTTGCAGCCCAATCATAAGCCAGTCCCTGGCCGCATGACCTATTGGCTCACTCGCACTCCTGTTGCTGGCAAACGTCATTGTCAAGGATCTACCACGAGTCAGAATAAACAGGTTTCCTCAAAGCGAAATCAGCGCCCCTGGCCATCAGAATTTTAA
- a CDS encoding YqeG family HAD IIIA-type phosphatase codes for MSPASSWVSLLQPDLRLQNSILQLTPSLLEQHQLKGLVLDVDDTVVSSRSADVSPELLTWLTDIKAKVPIWLVSNNLKRSRIERIAVGLDLPYIYGAGKPSRRKLRQAVTAMDLPYENVAMVGDRLFTDVLAGNRLGVFTILVEPVGHGSTLRKIELWLYQNLERILD; via the coding sequence ATGTCTCCAGCTTCTTCCTGGGTTTCTCTTTTACAACCAGATCTACGGCTTCAAAATTCTATTCTCCAATTGACCCCTTCTCTGTTGGAGCAACATCAGCTTAAAGGGTTGGTGTTGGATGTTGATGATACCGTTGTGTCCTCTAGATCTGCCGATGTTTCTCCTGAATTGTTAACGTGGCTAACTGACATAAAAGCCAAGGTTCCCATTTGGTTAGTTAGCAACAACTTAAAACGCTCTCGGATTGAAAGAATCGCAGTCGGCCTTGACTTGCCTTATATTTATGGAGCTGGTAAACCGTCCCGCCGCAAACTGCGTCAGGCAGTAACAGCGATGGACTTGCCCTATGAGAATGTGGCAATGGTTGGAGACCGGCTATTTACGGATGTTTTGGCTGGAAATCGCCTGGGTGTATTTACAATTTTGGTAGAGCCGGTAGGCCACGGGAGTACATTGCGTAAAATTGAACTGTGGCTTTACCAAAACTTGGAACGAATATTGGATTAA
- the ruvX gene encoding Holliday junction resolvase RuvX, with protein MQRISALGLDLGHRRIGVAGCDGTGLIATGLTTIRRTSFTKDMEILRQIVVDRQVKTLVVGLPYTMKGEVGTQAQKTQKLAKRIAKALDLPLDFIDERLTSHEAESMMREQRINPAEQKGMIDRKAAALILQRWLDQKPWLSST; from the coding sequence ATGCAGCGAATATCCGCGTTAGGACTAGATCTAGGACATCGTCGGATTGGAGTTGCTGGCTGTGATGGCACGGGCTTAATTGCCACTGGACTCACCACGATTCGACGTACGTCTTTTACCAAAGACATGGAAATACTGCGGCAAATTGTGGTGGACCGCCAGGTTAAAACCTTGGTCGTGGGTCTGCCCTATACGATGAAGGGTGAAGTGGGAACTCAAGCTCAAAAGACCCAGAAATTAGCCAAGCGGATTGCTAAAGCACTTGATCTACCTTTGGATTTTATTGATGAACGGTTGACTTCCCATGAGGCTGAGTCCATGATGCGTGAACAGCGTATCAATCCAGCAGAACAAAAGGGAATGATTGATCGCAAAGCGGCCGCGTTGATTCTACAACGTTGGCTGGATCAAAAACCATGGCTATCTTCGACCTAG
- the mltG gene encoding endolytic transglycosylase MltG, which translates to MNVNKKKSLPFRKLAITSVVAIVAIAGGVGGGGWYWWQSAIAPVEKNAQPSQELLQVQIPEGASANEIGQILEEAGLIRSITAWKVWTRWQGLWESSGGFHAGTYQLSPQASMADIAQTIWSGKVQQVSFTVPEGWSQKQMAKYFEELGWFSAQEFLDATNNIPHDRYPWLPEDIPFLEGYLFPDTYQISVDQRTPDAVIGVMLNHFEASALPVYKNRTGYTDLSLDDWVTLASIVEKESVVAEERGRIAGVFWNRLRDNITLGSDPTVEYGLGITQTPDQPLTYAQVETPSPYNTYINAGLTPTPIASPGLASLKATVSPEKTDFLYFVARYDGTHVFSRTLTEHLRAQAKIRDQQDAKQNSTNL; encoded by the coding sequence TTGAATGTGAACAAAAAGAAATCATTGCCTTTCCGCAAATTGGCTATTACCTCGGTCGTTGCCATTGTTGCGATAGCCGGTGGAGTTGGAGGGGGAGGTTGGTATTGGTGGCAATCTGCGATCGCACCTGTTGAGAAGAACGCTCAACCCTCGCAAGAGTTACTTCAGGTCCAAATTCCAGAAGGTGCGTCTGCTAACGAAATCGGTCAGATTTTAGAAGAAGCAGGACTCATTCGCTCAATCACTGCCTGGAAGGTTTGGACTCGATGGCAAGGCTTGTGGGAATCTTCTGGTGGATTCCACGCGGGAACCTACCAGCTTTCGCCCCAAGCTTCTATGGCCGATATCGCCCAAACGATCTGGTCTGGGAAGGTCCAGCAGGTTAGCTTCACCGTGCCAGAGGGCTGGTCCCAAAAGCAGATGGCTAAATACTTTGAAGAGTTAGGCTGGTTTTCGGCTCAAGAGTTCCTGGATGCGACCAACAATATTCCTCACGATCGCTACCCCTGGTTACCGGAAGACATCCCCTTTCTGGAGGGGTATCTCTTTCCCGATACCTACCAAATTTCAGTTGATCAACGCACCCCTGATGCCGTCATTGGCGTGATGTTGAATCATTTTGAAGCGTCCGCCTTGCCAGTCTATAAGAACCGAACCGGCTATACCGATTTAAGCTTAGATGATTGGGTCACCTTGGCCAGCATTGTTGAAAAAGAGTCAGTGGTTGCCGAGGAAAGGGGTCGAATTGCTGGAGTTTTTTGGAATCGGTTACGGGACAATATCACCTTAGGGTCTGATCCGACAGTTGAATATGGTTTAGGAATCACTCAAACCCCTGACCAACCCCTCACTTATGCCCAAGTTGAAACCCCTTCCCCTTATAACACCTACATCAACGCCGGATTAACCCCAACGCCGATTGCTAGCCCAGGTCTGGCCAGTCTTAAAGCCACTGTTTCTCCCGAGAAAACAGATTTTCTGTATTTTGTTGCTCGATACGATGGAACCCATGTGTTTAGCCGGACTTTGACCGAGCACTTACGAGCTCAAGCTAAAATTCGTGATCAACAAGATGCCAAGCAAAACTCCACAAATCTATAG